A genomic stretch from Erigeron canadensis isolate Cc75 chromosome 9, C_canadensis_v1, whole genome shotgun sequence includes:
- the LOC122582462 gene encoding ras-related protein RABA5a has protein sequence MAFYSEEDSSDDYLFKIVLLGDSGVGKSNLLARFARNEFYSNSKSTIGVEFQTQKMEVNGKEVKAQVWDTAGQERFRAVTSAYYRGAVGALVVYDISRRQTFDSVGRWLNELHTHCDMNVITILVGNKRDLKDAREVSTTDGKSLAESQSLFFMETSALDSSNVNAAFQTIVKEIYSILSKKVMQSQELKKDPSISSKKTVILDAKQDANQQEKKEEQPNKGGGCCSS, from the exons ATGGCATTTTATTCAGAAGAAGATTCAAGTGATGATTACCTATTTAAGATTGTCTTACTTGGTGACTCGGGTGTTGGGAAGTCAAACTTGCTTGCTAGATTTGCGAGAAATGAGTTTTACTCAAATTCTAAGTCCACCATAGGAGTAGAATTTCAAACTCAAAAAATGGAAGTCAACGGGAAAGAAGTTAAGGCGCAAGTATGGGATACAGCTGGTCAAGAACGGTTTAGAGCTGTTACATCTGCATATTATAGAGGAGCAGTTGGGGCTCTTGTGGTTTACGATATCAGCAGACGACAAACGTTTGATAGTGTTGGCAGATGGCTTAATGAACTTCACA CTCATTGCGATATGAATGTAATTACAATACTTGTGGGAAACAAAAGGGATCTTAAAGACGCAAGAGAAGTTTCAACAACGGATGGGAAGTCATTAGCAGAATCACAAAGTTTGTTCTTTATGGAAACTTCAGCTCTCGATTCCTCAAATGTAAATGCAGCTTTTCAAACGATTGTTAAGGAGATTTACAGCATTCTGAGCAAGAAGGTGATGCAATCTCAAGAACTCAAGAAAGATCCTTCAATCAGTAGCAAAAAGACCGTCATTTTGGAtgctaaacaagatgctaaccaacaagagaaaaaagaagagCAACCTAATAAGGGTGGAGGGTGTTGTTCATCTTAG
- the LOC122581725 gene encoding heterogeneous nuclear ribonucleoprotein 1-like codes for MEMEHGKLFIGGISWDTNEERLKEYFQTFGEVIEAVIMKDRTTGRARGFGFVVFSDPAVAERVVKEKHMIDGRTVEAKKAVPRDDQQMLNRSSGSIQGSPGPGPGPIRTKKIFVGGLASSVTESDFKNYFDQFGIITDVVVMYDHNTQRPRGFGFITYDSEESVDKALLRTFHELNGKMVEVKRAVPKESSPSPSRSQISGFNHGLSRVNSFLNFGYGARMDGRFSPVSVGRTGYPPFSPSSYNLGLNSDSVLGMNYGGNGNGNGNFSSNLGYGRMMNSMYSASPNRYADQIGYGMMGGSGGNGGGSVLNSTNHNMWGNGNQNFTTNSPNLSNILAPGNGSGGIGTIWGNSGTGGTGVGGNASLIGGNLNFGNEENAIGYRRNNGTTSNVPPFPYDVIDDGEIGSGNSYGNGDTGSGGGLFYADPTWRSSSPELEVPGLFGYSLGSGASDGIPKNSVGYVGYSATNRSNRGIAA; via the exons ATGGAAATGGAGCATGGGAAGTTGTTTATTGGAGGGATTTCATGGGATACTAATGAAGAAAGATTGAAagagtattttcaaacttttggtgAAGTGATTGAAGCTGTAATTATGAAGGATCGAACCACGGGTCGTGCTCGTGGGTTTGGTTTCGTTGTTTTTTCTGACCCTGCTGTTGCTGAAAGAGTTGTTAAAGAAAAGCATATGATAGATGGTAGAACt GTTGAAGCAAAGAAGGCTGTTCCAAGGGATGATCAACAAATGCTCAACAGGAGCAGTGGAAGCATTCAGGGTTCTCCTGGGCCTGGACCTGGACCCATCCGAACAAAAAAGATCTTTGTCGGAGGGTTGGCATCCTCGGTCACTGAAAGTGATTTCAAGAACTATTTTGACCAATTTGGGATAATCACTGATGTGGTGGTTATGTATGATCACAACACCCAAAGGCCTAGAGGTTTTGGATTCATAACTTATGATTCAGAGGAATCTGTTGACAAAGCATTGCTTAGAACTTTCCATGAACTCAATGGTAAAATGGTGGAAGTCAAACGTGCAGTTCCAAAAGAATCATCTCCCAGTCCTAGTAGGAGTCAGATAAGTGGATTTAACCATGGTTTAAGTAGAGTTAATAGTTTCCTTAACTTCGGTTATGGAGCAAGAATGGATGGTAGATTTAGTCCGGTTTCTGTTGGCCGAACAGGTTATCCTCCATTTAGTCCATCTAGTTATAATTTGGGACTAAATTCTGATTCAGTGTTAGGTATGAACTATGGTGGAAATGGAAACGGAAACGGAAACTTCAGCTCCAATCTTGGATATGGGCGTATGATGAACTCTATGTACAGTGCAAGTCCAAATAGGTATGCTGATCAAATTGGGTACGGCATGATGGGAGGTAGTGGTGGTAATGGAGGTGGTTCTGTCTTAAATTCAACTAATCATAACATGTGGGGGAATGGGAATCAGAATTTTACTACAAATTCTCCAAATTTGAGCAACATTTTGGCTCCCGGAAATGGGTCTGGCGGAATTGGAACGATTTGGGGTAATTCCGGTACTGGTGGTACCGGTGTTGGTGGCAATGCTAGTCTTATTGGAGGTAATCTCAACTTTGGCAATGAAGAGAATGCTATTGGGTATAGGAGGAACAATGGTACTACTAGCAATGTGCCACCCTTTCCGTATGATGTGATTGATGATGGTGAGATTGGCAGTGGCAACTCATATGGCAATGGCGACACCGGAAGTGGTGGAGGTTTATTTTATGCGGATCCCACATGGCGTTCTTCATCTCCTGAGCTGGAAGTACCTGGTTTATTTGGCTATAGTCTTGGAAGTGGAGCTTCAGATGGCATACCAAAAAACTCGGTTGGCTATGTCGGTTATAGTGCTACAAATAGATCAAATAGAG GAATTGCTGCGTAG